A DNA window from Ranitomeya imitator isolate aRanImi1 chromosome 2, aRanImi1.pri, whole genome shotgun sequence contains the following coding sequences:
- the LOC138667084 gene encoding zinc finger protein ZFP2-like isoform X1 produces the protein MEKHQLGTSLDSSPEGCSSPCSSQDFTDDQDDSLQSLQIIVKDEIKEEEDEIPVTRKEDEGTTYRNAEHQEDSRSSSDSQDSVTLNCKIEDDDFMQYSGLQGTDLSDQDECDIDNSDITTVCVGGKMFSCTECDKCFTQHAALIRHQRSHTGEKPFPCSECGKSFTRKSILVEHQRIHTGEKPFSCSECGRRFTQKSSFAVHQRTHTKEEFFICSHCGKGFTEKLNSHTRGEKISCLICREQSKEKPDAGQLEKDKRLFTCSDCGKCFTNKSKLNIHEKIHKGEKPYPCSECKKCFSRKSVLVEHQRIHTGEKPFTCSKCWKSFTQRSGLVMHQKVHSCEKVFSCSDCGKQFTQASNCEEAEEPMSCPECQEPGINAQSADEPLISTCSESIDCEKPNCATKHKTPAREESFHCSRCKKSFMYRSELMKHEIIHTGEKPFSCYDCGKCFNQKTNLLHHLTIHTGERPYKCLDCSKSFRLKASFLAHQRVHSGEKPYSCPDCGKSFTQKSNLLRHQVLHAN, from the exons ATGGAGAAACACCAGCTTGGCACATCACTGG ATAGTTCACCAGAAGGATGTTCTAGTCCCTGTTCTTCCCAGGATTTTACAGACGATCAG GATGACAGCCTTCAGAGTTTGCAGATCATCGTTAAAGATGAAATTAAAGAGGAAGAAGATGAAATTCCTGTTACCAGAAAAGAAGATGAAGGAACTACATATAGGAATGCAG AACATCAGGAGGACAGCAGGAGCTCCTCCGACAGCCAGGATTCTGTCACTTTGAACTGTAAGATAGAGGATGATGACTTCATGCAGTATTCAGGCCTTCAGGGCACGGATCTCTCTGATCAAGATGAATGTGATATCGATAACTCAGACATTACCACAGTGTGTGTTGGTGGTAAGATGTTTTCATGCACTGAGTGTGATAAGTGTTTTACCCAGCACGCAGCACTTATTaggcatcagagaagtcacacgggGGAAAAGCcctttccatgttcagaatgtggcaaatcctTCACACGCAAATCAATCCTTGTGGAGCATCAGAGGATAcatacaggggaaaagccattttcttgCAGTGAATGTGGTAGACGGTTTACTCAGAAGTCTAGCTTTGCGGTGCACCAGCGTACCCATACAAAGGAGGAGTTCTTTATTTGTTCTCATTGCGGGAAAGGTTTTACAGAGAAGCTAAATAGTCACACACGTGGAGAAAAGATTTCTTGCTTAATTTGCAGGGAGCAGAGTAAAGAGAAGCCAGATGCTGGGCAACTGGAGAAGGACAAGAGGTTGTTCACGTGTTCTGATTGTGGCAAATGTTTTACCAACAAATCTAAACTTAACATACATGAGAAGATCCACAAAGGTGAAAAGCCTTATCCTTGTTCTGAGTGCAAAAAATGTTTTTCCCGTAAGTCCGTTCTTGTTGAGCACCAGaggattcacacaggagaaaagccgttTACATGTTCTAAGTGTTGGAAGTCTTTCACTCAGAGATCAGgacttgtcatgcatcagaaggtacACTCATGTGAAAAGGTGTtctcatgttcagattgtgggaaacaGTTTACACAGGCATCAAACTGTGAAGAAGCAGAGGAGCCCATGTCTTGTCCAGAGTGTCAAGAACCAGGTATTAATGCGCAGTCTGCCGATGAACCCTTAATATCCACATGTTCAGAAAGCATTGATTGCGAAAAGCCAAACTGTGCTACGAAGCACAAGACTCCTGCCCGGGAGGAATCCTTTCATTGTTCTCGGTGTAAGAAGTCTTTTATGTACAGATCAGAGCTCATGAAGCATGAGATTATTCACACtggcgagaagccattttcatgttatgattgtggcaaatgttttaaccaaaaaacTAATCTCCTCCACCATCTCACTATACATACAGGCGAAAGACCTTACAAGTGTTTAGATTGCAGTAAAAGTTTCCGACTGAAAGCTAGTTTCCTTGCACATCAGAGAGTTCACTCAGGGGAGAAGCCCTATTCATGTCCTGATTGTGGCAAGTCTTTCACCCAGAAATCAAATCTGCTCAGACACCAGGTTCTGCATGCAAATTAG
- the LOC138667084 gene encoding zinc finger protein 182-like isoform X2, translated as MQYSGLQGTDLSDQDECDIDNSDITTVCVGGKMFSCTECDKCFTQHAALIRHQRSHTGEKPFPCSECGKSFTRKSILVEHQRIHTGEKPFSCSECGRRFTQKSSFAVHQRTHTKEEFFICSHCGKGFTEKLNSHTRGEKISCLICREQSKEKPDAGQLEKDKRLFTCSDCGKCFTNKSKLNIHEKIHKGEKPYPCSECKKCFSRKSVLVEHQRIHTGEKPFTCSKCWKSFTQRSGLVMHQKVHSCEKVFSCSDCGKQFTQASNCEEAEEPMSCPECQEPGINAQSADEPLISTCSESIDCEKPNCATKHKTPAREESFHCSRCKKSFMYRSELMKHEIIHTGEKPFSCYDCGKCFNQKTNLLHHLTIHTGERPYKCLDCSKSFRLKASFLAHQRVHSGEKPYSCPDCGKSFTQKSNLLRHQVLHAN; from the coding sequence ATGCAGTATTCAGGCCTTCAGGGCACGGATCTCTCTGATCAAGATGAATGTGATATCGATAACTCAGACATTACCACAGTGTGTGTTGGTGGTAAGATGTTTTCATGCACTGAGTGTGATAAGTGTTTTACCCAGCACGCAGCACTTATTaggcatcagagaagtcacacgggGGAAAAGCcctttccatgttcagaatgtggcaaatcctTCACACGCAAATCAATCCTTGTGGAGCATCAGAGGATAcatacaggggaaaagccattttcttgCAGTGAATGTGGTAGACGGTTTACTCAGAAGTCTAGCTTTGCGGTGCACCAGCGTACCCATACAAAGGAGGAGTTCTTTATTTGTTCTCATTGCGGGAAAGGTTTTACAGAGAAGCTAAATAGTCACACACGTGGAGAAAAGATTTCTTGCTTAATTTGCAGGGAGCAGAGTAAAGAGAAGCCAGATGCTGGGCAACTGGAGAAGGACAAGAGGTTGTTCACGTGTTCTGATTGTGGCAAATGTTTTACCAACAAATCTAAACTTAACATACATGAGAAGATCCACAAAGGTGAAAAGCCTTATCCTTGTTCTGAGTGCAAAAAATGTTTTTCCCGTAAGTCCGTTCTTGTTGAGCACCAGaggattcacacaggagaaaagccgttTACATGTTCTAAGTGTTGGAAGTCTTTCACTCAGAGATCAGgacttgtcatgcatcagaaggtacACTCATGTGAAAAGGTGTtctcatgttcagattgtgggaaacaGTTTACACAGGCATCAAACTGTGAAGAAGCAGAGGAGCCCATGTCTTGTCCAGAGTGTCAAGAACCAGGTATTAATGCGCAGTCTGCCGATGAACCCTTAATATCCACATGTTCAGAAAGCATTGATTGCGAAAAGCCAAACTGTGCTACGAAGCACAAGACTCCTGCCCGGGAGGAATCCTTTCATTGTTCTCGGTGTAAGAAGTCTTTTATGTACAGATCAGAGCTCATGAAGCATGAGATTATTCACACtggcgagaagccattttcatgttatgattgtggcaaatgttttaaccaaaaaacTAATCTCCTCCACCATCTCACTATACATACAGGCGAAAGACCTTACAAGTGTTTAGATTGCAGTAAAAGTTTCCGACTGAAAGCTAGTTTCCTTGCACATCAGAGAGTTCACTCAGGGGAGAAGCCCTATTCATGTCCTGATTGTGGCAAGTCTTTCACCCAGAAATCAAATCTGCTCAGACACCAGGTTCTGCATGCAAATTAG